In one window of Bemisia tabaci chromosome 6, PGI_BMITA_v3 DNA:
- the LOC109040890 gene encoding uncharacterized protein has product MEPDGERSISSGISLPQWMKVKITERYDLEQTAFSPPTEDDGFFFMRYPSKAENRFPNSSGKSSNSINEVRRKISSSKGPVTEPDLDLNQHTTPCRQFILQNNVEPPIQVIQSGLNSRFKSAGVDDGFKTAACGKSVVEVANQMINLKLYNGRNSEELPSPDKTSYLKQRRNSKSLPASPASSPKIGRRNPFFSEAAFESVLDTHDNNAAKSSGWISFSSLLNPRDSIEESAAVSREASERGSTLSIAENPESLSAAIQKEGTSPKILRARPSELREMNFWSPTSM; this is encoded by the exons ATGGAACCTGACGGAGAAAGATCTATTTCTTCAGGAATATCTCTACCCCAATGGATGAAAGTCAAAATCACTGAAAG GTACGATCTTGAACAAACAGCTTTTTCTCCTCCTACCGAAGATGATGGTTTTTTCTTTATGCGTTATCCATCTAAAGCAGAAAATCGATTCCCAAACTCATCTGGAAAAAGCAGCAACAGTATCAATGAAGTGCGACGTAAAATATCCTCTTCTAAAGGGCCAGTCACCGAACCGGATTTGGATTTGAATCAACACACCACCCCATGTAGACAGTTCATCCTTCAGAATAATGTTG aaCCACCAATCCAAGTTATCCAATCAGGCCTAAATAGTCGTTTCAAGTCTGCTGGTGTTGACGATGGATTTAAAACTGCAGCTTGTGGAAAATCTGTGGTGGAAGTGGCCAACCAGATGATCAACTTAAAATTGTACAATGGACGCAATTCGGAAGAGCTACCCTCACCAGACAAAACCAGTTATCTGAAGCAGCGACGAAACAGTAAATCGTTACCAGCAAGCCCTGCTAGCTCTCCTAAAATTGGTAGGAGAAATCCATTCTTCTCTGAAGCTGCTTTTGAGTCTGTGCTAGACACTCATGATAATAATGCCGCCAAGTCGAGTGGATGGATCTCCTTTTCATCATTATTGAACCCAAGGGACTCCATAGAGGAATCGGCAGCAGTCTCAAGAGAAGCTAGTGAGAGAGGATCTACCTTGTCTATTGCTGAAAATCCTGAATCCCTATCTGCTGCAATTCAAAAGGAAGGAACATCCCCAAAAATTTTACGTGCACGACCATCCGAACTAAGAGAGATGAACTTTTGGTCTCCTACTTCAATGTAA